One Glycine soja cultivar W05 chromosome 7, ASM419377v2, whole genome shotgun sequence genomic window, GAACAAAGAAACACTTTCATTCGTTCTCTCGTCTTCAGAATTTTCTGTTGTGTTCTCAAGTCTCGGCGGTGTCATGGCTTCAAGAGCGGAACAACCCATCAATGGTTTGTTTTATTCTTGTCTTGCTGCCAAGATGCTTGAATTATGTTTGGGAATTACCGTGTCTAAGCTTCTCACAaggtgttcttcttcttcttccttttactttttttaaaatagattaaattactcatttattctttataattttttatttttttaatctctataattttaaaataatttttaatttatattttaattctttttaattcttataattaaaaaattataaaacaaaaaaaaacaaaaatcataaaaattatagagattaaaattatttttaaaattataagaattaaaaaagatttaaaatataaattataaaaaaaaaataaaaagtaagaatAATGAAACTGAGTaacctttaaaatatttatttatatatatatatatatatatatatatatatatatatatatatatgtcaagGTTGCACAATCCGTACAAGAGAAGACGAAGGTTGCATTtatctttcctttttaattttattttttactttatagtTACCTATCTGATTTTCCAAGAAACAAGTGAagaagtttcttttctttttataatggaTGTCTCTAAATCTGTGTGAGTGGATGTTATGCAGAAGTCAAGCACTCAAGTGGAGAATGGCGTGGTGGTACAAATGTTGGGAATTTTGTTACCGCAACAAAGGTGGAAGCAGGTCAGAATGTTAAAGAAGAACCTGAAGCGATGGTCATTAGCTCTGATGATGAACCTGAAGCAGTTAAGGGATAAAACGTAAGGGAAAAGTCTGCTGGGAAAAATGCAAAGGCATTCAGTTCAGTCCTCTCTGCTCGAAGCAAGGTTGTTCCTTTGTTcatttatctcaatttttttaattattgagatTATTTTCGATATTTGAAGCGAACCATATGTATTCATGGCATCAAGTTTTGACAGCTGGGAAAAAGATCATTTCTATAACACAATCTCCACAGGTATCTATTTACGCATTTATCATCACCTTTGTTCGATTTTTCATTCAATTAGCTTGTGCCTTtatgtaatttgtaatttatttggTTCTGAATATTGAATTTTGAATACAAAGAATTTAGAAGCTTGGAAGTTCTAAGTTTATTTTCATGTGCTAGGATtgcaaagagtaaaaaaaagtgAGTTTGTTCTGAGATGCAATATACCTTTGTTTGCAGGTCATGCCATTGGGGCAAATCCTGCAATTCCTAGAATGTTTCCAAATATGTTTCCACTGGTTACAAGTCaggtatattttttgtttctttttgccAACTCTGGTTATGCAATGCaatgttttttcatttatttcacaCATTCTTGTTTCTTTCTTAAGTTGCAGCTATCTATGTACTCCTGATATGGTTACTATACTGAATTTCAATTGTTTTGACAGAGAAAGTTGGCAAACAGAAGGCTGATTGCAGTCATGAAATTGTCTCTTGACAAGTCTGCCCAAGGAGAAAGAATTTCTGGCACAAGCAAGAATGATCATATTTCTTCCTACAGGTGAAGgagttaaattttcatttttgtgcCCCATAGATTTGTTTTAGCTCATCCGATTAGTGGTCCAAGTTGTGATTGGTGGTATTCATTGATGAGTCCAATTCGCttccaaaaaaataacttattgcAATTAGTTTGAGTTTGCCAGCAGTTCCTTGAAGATTTAGTTTGTTCTCATCTATGTGCTCTCTTACGTTTCACCTTTTCTGTGGATTTTTGTTATAATTGCTTGACATTACGCAGGTTAAATCCCTAGGTTCACCAAATTTTGTTTATCTGTTTAACACACATAACATTGAGCCAAATACTAAATGAATTATTCACGGTGGTGATTAGTTTAACACAAACTTTTAATATGGTAAAACTTAAATgggcaatttttttattcctgaGGACAGTAATACCCGTCGATTGAAATTTAAAAGGGTCTTGGTCAAGGGAAAACATCCTAGACGTTTATCTTTGGCATTTTGGTTGTCCTTACATGCAGGAATGATACATTGGAAGACCACCCTATTCTTGGATAACATCTCATTGCAACTTGTCTCCTGACATTGCTCCACACTGTCGAGAGATCTTCATGCTGAACAAAGTCTTGTGCACTCCTATAGTAGTTAATTGAAAAGTTGACTTGTAAACTATAGAATGAGAAACGATAGCCTCCTAAAACCACTTGCAGACCAATCTCATGAGAAATCTCATCAAGCTCTGTAGTTCTCTTCTCCTTCTCGTAACTAAGTGGGGATAGACctgattttctcatcaagtTTGTTTATTTTCCTTAAAGACCCTGcttttcatctatttttattCAAGCGTGAAAGATTTTTAGAGCTAAATGCTTTTGGTCTTGGCATGGGTTTTGGctataatttatttcatctgaagatttttttacttaattacacTAGATTTTACACAAGAAATTAAAAGACTTTTTAgccattaatttaattaaatatatttatcataattaccttaattattataattaaattttttatatcaattgaaATACTGTAACttgttaaaaagtaaaaaaaataataaatttatgggTTGTCACGTGATATTAACTTAAGTCATGTTAATTAATATCTTTAGGAAATAGTCATTGGTTAATGaactaaaatgaataaatatttattgtgaaagGTATaggggaacataaaaaaattatgggtTTTGGAGAACGAAATtacaaatagtatttttttagagaaaagcgtataaatttaatgataataattggTTTTGGAGAACGAAATtacaaatagtatttttttagagaaaagcgtataaatttaatgataataattggTTTTGGAGAACGAAATtacaaatagtatttttttcagTATCATAGAATactagttatttttaaaatttctcttgTAAGCCTTTTACGTCAtctaaaaatgtataaattctataaaaaaaaatagtagcaaGAAAATTTTAACTATCATATATTGaaggaaatatattaaaaaaattataaaaagaaatggaAGATTAACTTtcgaattaaaaatatttttatctccgtaaaaaaatatctactaaagtattttattattttaatatcttttcctctatataataataaggcttaaatgttattttgttgtggttattttttaaaatttatagtttttgttcctttattttaaaatagagacatgTAGTTTCTATATGTTTTTATAATATGCAATTTTGGTGcccctattttaaaaataaagacataATCTCTAAGTTTTGTAAACTTTATGATTTAGTTCTTGTGTCAAACTAAAATCATTGATTACAATAATgtggatttaaaaaataatcttgtgTCATGTAACTAAAATTTGGTCACatcaagataattttttattggacaaAGTTTGAGaatcaaaattacatattttacaaatcaaatgaataaatatctatattttaaaatagggagattaaaattatgaatttgaaaaaatatgaggactaaatatctctattttaaaagaaagagaCCAACATTAAgggttttaaaaaataggaaaactaaaattatatttaataataatatgctatcatattatatatttaattaatttagtccaaatttaatttaatatttatgttttcCTTAATAAACCTTGATAGAGATgatctattctttttttaaaaattcatcattttgtttttactcGGATTGTGACAATATGAGAGAAAGACATAAGAAAATTGAACATAAATAATTGGAAAAGGATTTACCAAGTTGATAGGTGTtacttattgattaaaatttatttttacaattatgcATCAATATTCATATAACAACCTTTTTCTTGAACATTCTTGTAACAAGTTATTTCTTGTTCAAACACTTTAGCAAGTAAGAATTCACCGCACATAAGCCGCAAGACCACAAACATCGGCAAGTAAAGTTAATTAtagaaaacatttaaaaaacctaattaattcaattataaagaataattataaatatcaatGTTGACATCAATGAACTTGATTAAGCTATAACTAACCAATCATGCAATTGTTGACAATACCAAAGAACATTTCCGGACATCTTTTTAGTGTAATTGGCAACACATACAACATACATGAGGAATTTCTATTAAAGGTGCATATATTAATTCACATTTGTGAGCACAACTAACAACATTAGACTAATTGCTTGACTCAACTAGCACAAATGAAAGATTGTAATGATCAGCTTATGTGAAACCCAACATAGCTATGATCATAATTACAACTCCAGtacttttcatctttttttttttttttttttttgctttattcttCTCTCTAAGTCTTTACAAACTATTTTAGGATTTTGTATAGAGGTTAAATTTGTTTGGTTTCAAGATAAATAAACCATTTTATAGGTACAATATACTCCCTCTggtctcaaatataaataaatcttaattacCTATTCCTTATTTAATGAGATTCTtttcaaaatactttttatttaataaggtcaaagagttttttatgtttgatatcaTATTTGAATGAAAGatagtttaagaaaaatatttgtttttaattgaaaatgacaCAATTTAATGaagttaactatttttttttaataagtgtgAAATATGTATTTCTTTACTTATAATCGAAATCGGAGGAAGTAATGCACTTAAAATATCTTTAACTTCTTTACAAAATTATGCATCAAGTACCTTCAAGATTTTATATCTGAATTTAACTTGTTtccattatcaataaaatattatattttaacaattttattaaagttaattatatataatatttaatgaatataataaatataccaataatattatatacatagtaaaaacatatattaaatacATACAATAAATGCACATATTAAGTACATATATTAAATACATACATTAAATGTGCATATTAAATGCATCCAATACATAACatatattgaatatatatatatatatatatatatatatatatatatatatatatatatatatatatatatatatcgcattgattaaatatatttaagagatatttattttttgtcactttaacattaattaatgtGAAATATCATCGATTTTGTCAATGATTAATTTCTATCAAAAAATATGTCTTATTATCTTTAGAAGTCTACTTCTTTCCATTaacttttttcatttacaaTGCTCAAATATGAGACTTTTCTTATGTATTCAATGAATTTGACATTTGTTCATCACACCAATGAAAGGgctacaaaaaaatgaaatgtgatatttttgttaattgtaaAATTGTAAATGTCATTATATCATCCTTTTCAAACACAATCCTAAATAAGAagtgatgaaaaataaattaagaaacatCTATTGGACACAAAGATTAggttaatttaaaatgatttaattacacATTTGATTCctataacttaaaaaattgtctttttttagtatttatactTTTAAGGACATCTCCTTTAAGTCCCTATACATGtcatttttaatccttttagtCCTTGTCATAGAGACTAAGGGCAAGTTTGTTTCAtggattttattatatttatgggAAAAATATTCATGGAAATGTTATATTACTTGGAATTTATtcccatatataaaaaaaagttaggtaCATACTTCTAATTcttgagaattttttaaaatttattttaatttaaacataacaaatttatttaaataaataaataaggttgAATAAGAAGAACGTGGGTAATTATGTTAAACATTCTCATGAGAATGTAAGATTCCCACTTCTCTAAGAATAGGAAGATGGAGAAACATGTATAATATGAATTCCTTGGGAATGAGTTATGTGTGATGATATTTTCTTATTACCCCCTAACAAACAAGTGCCTACATATTTCCATCTTTACAATTTAGGAAATCCGATATCGTCTGTCTCAATTCTTGTGATGCAACATATACATCTATTGGACAATTTCACTCAATGTCTattggttttaagatgaaatctaacatggCATCAAAATCTGTAGTCTATTCATTCTAATAGGCTCACAAAGCCTTTGTACACAACTAAGTGAGTTAGGCAATATCCTAGGCTCACAACCTTGTGCACTTTGTTGCCTCCTCCTCTAACTACGATACTGCAATTCGTTAATGTCGGCACCTCCTCAATTATATCGACGTCACCCAAATGCAAAAGAAGGATTAGTAAGAGTTGGTGGTGATTGGTACACCAGTTTCAATGCAAGTCTTGATTCAGAGATGGTGGTGTTGTGGTGAAAGGTGTAAAGATTTGATGGTGGTATTGTGAACAAATGACATGATCAATGGTTTGTCTCTTACATGCTAAAATGTAGTGATGgatctataaaatttaagtTGTGGGagcaatatttatatatttaaattgttatatattataCATGCACTACTACAGAAAGTGGATTCCACATCGGTTTTGTGGGGCATACTACATCGGTTGACAACCGTCGTAGTAGGGGACGTCATAATAAGGGGTCACCTATTCTACGATGGTTGTTGTTAAGACCGTCTTAGAAATGCCATATTTCCACATCGGGCATCCTGAGATGATCGCCGTAGAATAGGCATTATTCTACATCTGTCGTCCAGAAGGGACTGTCATTGACTGTTGTCTATTCTACGACAGTCGTGTCTGAAGACCAAGCCAGCATGTCTTTTGAGAAAGAGATTACACAGTTACAAAGGAATGTTCTCCCATAAACCCTCTTGATGATCATTACAAGTTGCATATACATCATCTATTTGTTCTTCATTAATCAAAGGCATGTCTTTTGAGAAAGGAGGCATGTCACCAACATCAAGTGTTGATCCGCCAATATGGTTACTGATAGAAAATGTTCTACCTTGCAAAACCACTGACCATTTAGAGTCACTGGGATCTTGTACATAAAACACCTGCCTAGCTTGCACTGCCATAATGAATGGGTCGTCTTTGTAAACTACTTTGTGAAGGTCTACTAAAgagtataagaaaaaaattaaaataagttttttaataaactaaaattagttaatgtataaatttaaatttgttttttaaagaaaCTAATATGATAGGGTTTTATAGATTACACTTAAAACACATGGATGAAGTGATCAGTTACAAAGAGCTTACGCAGTTAAAAAGGAATGTTCTCCCATAAACCCTCTTGATGATCATTACGAGTTGCATATACATCATCtatttgtttttcattaatCAAAGGCATGTCTTTTGAGAAAGGCGGCATGTCACCGACATCAAGTGTTTATCCGTCAATATGGTCACTGATAGAAAATGTTCTACCTTGCAAAACCACTGACCATTTAGAGTCGTTGGGATCTTGTACATAAAACACCTGCCTAGCTTGCACTGCCATAATGAATGGGTCGTCCTTGTAACCTACTTTGTGAAGGTCTACTAAAGTAAATCCCATTTTGTCCCAACGCACCCTGGTATTTCCATTGACCCATTGACACTTGAAGAGAGGTACTCTAaattcactgtaatcaagctcCCAGATTTCTGCGATTACACCATAGTAAGACATGCACGCTTGAATGGGATTGTTATCTGAAGCACTACAAAAGTGATCTGATTGACCATCAACAGTAACCCCACTATTCTGCACACTGTTTCTATCATCCTGGGACTTTGTGCAGAAAGAACAATGGTTGATATCATATCCTTTCCATGTAGGAACATTAAAATTTGGACCCACAACTAGCAATCGTAATGTGTTGGAAGCACTTTGATCGGCAAAAATTGTTTGTCTGAACCAATGGATGAAAGATATATTGTGCTCTTGCAACAACCTCTTCATGTTCATTTTTCGGTGGACACCAGTTACATGTTCTTTGTGAGCATCTATGTATGGGATGACCTCTGCTGTGTTGTGTAAAACGTATAGATGAGCTTGTGACAGTTTTTTCCTATCCATGGTTACAACATTGAATCCTTGTATGCCCCGACCTTGAGTTGACAAGTCATGACGACTTTGAGGAACTCCCACTAGTGTACCAGTGCTTATATATTCAGAACAAAATCCAATGGCTTCCTCAGCAACGTATCTTTCCACAATACTAGCCTTTGGCCGATATCGATTTTTTGTATATCCTTTCAACACCTTCATGTAACGTTCAACAGGATACATCCAACGTAAAAACACCAGCCCGCACAACCGAATTTCCCGTacaagatgaacaattaagtgcaccatgatgtcaaaaaatgaagggggaaaatacatctctaaTTCACACAGGATAATGGCTGCTTGGTTCTCCAAATCATCCTAATGTGTTGGGTCAATAACCTTGCTACAAATAGCATTAAAGAAAAAGCACAACCGGGTTATGGCGACCCTAACTTTATCAGGCAAGATACCACGAACGGCCACTGGCAGCAGTTGTTGCATTAAGACGTGACAATCACGAGATTTCAACCCAACTAACTTCAAATCATTAACTGACACAATTCTCTTGATATtggaagagtatccttgtgagACTTTGACATTTTTCAGATAATGACAAAATTGTTTTTTCTCCTTCATTGACATTGTGTAACATGCTGGGGGCAAATATGTCCGGCGACCTTGTGGCTGCGGATGCAGCTGCTGTCGTATACCCATGTCGACCAAATCCTAACGACATTTGAgaccatcctttgtcttgcctttgATGTTAAGAAGGGTCCCAATTAAATtatcacacacatttttctcGACATGCATAACATCGAGACAATGTTGAACATGGAGATTGGTCcaatacggaagatcaaagaagacTAACCTTTTCTTCCAAATGTTCTTGTCAGCATGGTCCTTCCTTCAGGTCTTACCAAAACCAGCTACGATGTCTTTCACCCGATTATACACTTCATGTCCAGCTAAAGGTTCGAGGGCACCGTCAGTCTCATGGGTTCTATTAAATGCTTTCTTCAATCGGCGATACAGGTGATAATGTTTCAAAAATCTCAGGTGCCTTGTATATATTGGCTTCTTCCCATGTTTAAGTTGGATGAAGCTGGTGTTGTTCTCACAAATTGGACATGCATGGTGTCCTTTGACACTATATCTGCTCAAATTCCCATAAGCAGGAAAGTCATTAATAGTGCAAAAGATCATGGCATGCAACACAAAGGTGTTTCCCATATTAGCATCATTCACATCAACCCCATCTACCCACAACTTGCGtaagtcttcaatcaacggaGTCAAGTAGACATCAATATTGTTTCCTGACTGTCTGGGGCCGGCTATCATCATACACAACATGATGTATTtgtgcttcatgcacaaccaaggaggaaggTTGTAAATCATGAGCAAAACAGGCCACAAACTGTGATTAGTGCTCAAATTACCAAATGGATTCATGCCATCCGAAGCAAGACCAAGCCATAGGTTTCTTGGTTCTGCTCCAAATTCAGGATACAAGTGATCAATTTTCTTCCATTGTGGAGAATCAGCGGGATGTCGAAGTAAGCCATCATTTTTTCTGCCAACCGAATGCCAAATTAGGTTTGAAGCATCGTCAGCGCTAGCAAACAAACGCTTAAACGTTGGTATAATAGGAAGGTACCAACAAACCTTTGCTGGACGATTGTTGGTTTTGGGTACATCATCTGTGCATTCACCATCCGTCTCTTTGTATCATGATACCCCACATGTTGGGCAATTAATCATTTCCGCATACTCATTTCTATAGAGGATACAATCATTACGGCATGCATCAATTTTCTGGTACTTCATACCCACAGGACATAATATCTTCTTCGCCTCATAGTGACTCTTGGGTAATTTGTTATCATCAGGAAGCATTTTCTTTAACAATACTAGCAACTctgtgaaacttttgtcactccaacCAAATTTGGCCTTCACATTGACCAAAGCTAGCATCGCAGATAACCGACTGAACGTAGCATGTCTTCCAAATAACCCTCTGCCCCAAGATCTCTTAGCATGTCTTCCATTCGGTCTCCAGTTTGAACATCAGCAGCTTCAGTGGCAGGGGCTGTTTGGATTTCTGGTAATTCACCGTGCCATATCCAATTCGTATAACTCCGACTAAAGTAGTCACAAATTAGATGTGTCCTAATCTCATTTATTGAATGATGCCTTCCATTGACACAGTTAACACATGGACAAAAATAATTCCCACCCAATGTTGGTGCATTTTGTTCGGCAAACGCCAGAAAATCCTCAACCCCCTTTTCATACTCACCACTTATGTGCGGTGCTTTAATCCAAGTTCGATCCATTCTATCTGTTGTATCAGAGCGCCTCTGTTATGTCGTATGCGTGAGAAGCTCACTTTTTTCATTTGAAGGTGAggtcctatcccatttaggaacaATCTTTTTTTGCTTCATTCATAAGTACATGTTAAGTATGTCAtggtaaatttaataaaatttcagcAGCATCtcacattggtctccaagtacacgaaaTGAAAGTGGTCAACTGAAATGaccacaatcaagtatgcacttgGAGAACAAAGCAATATGCCATAAactgaaattttataaaatctaacATAACATAGTTAACGTATAAGtatgaatgaagtaaaaaaagacAGCCCCCAAACTGTCcgaacggacaattcaagattccatACCACGATTAATCCAAACTATCCGTAGCAATCATGGTATggaatctcaaacgggaaactaaggttcactcaaAATGCACATACTTTTAATGGATAATAATGTAATATATGAAAAACCAATTGAGAATCCAAATAAAACTCAGATTAACCAAATACATTATAAGCAACAACGTATgccaaaagtaataaaaaaattgctcaaataatgataaaaacttCGAAGTACCTGTGATTCCCTTTGCAATCTGACTTTGGCAAGTAAGAAACTATGAATAAGAACCCAATAGTCAGCCTTGAAAACCTAAAAGTTTATAGTAAAAAATggcatattagaaaaaaaatgcatttctaCAACACataatggaaaaataaattcGTCAACTAAAAACAGGTAAGGAACGAAATTTGCACACGAACAAAGGTTTATAATATGTCtatgtaattttcatttcaattccCTCATGAAAGGATTCATAGTCACTGTACATCGCGGGTATGTGTGTATTCTCTAATCCCTACCCCAGCTATATATGCATTTCTTGTGTCGTTAAATGCTACTTTTTTTTAGGGCAAGGCAACATGAACAGGTTCTGAGGAGATACATACTAAGTTATACTTTTTGTGTTGATGCATTTGGTATGTCACATTTGTGTTTCTAAAAAGGTGTTGCAGATTTTGCAGAGCCTATCATTGTTGTATAATTTTCTAAGTGGCTCATTAGTATATACCTTTATGTAACTCCGTTTTGTTAATTTCATGGTTTCCAAACTTGTGCATCACTAATATGAACATTCATTGTGT contains:
- the LOC114419271 gene encoding uncharacterized protein LOC114419271 isoform X1, translating into MQRHSVQSSLLEASEPYVFMASSFDSWEKDHFYNTISTGHAIGANPAIPRMFPNMFPLVTSQRKLANRRLIAVMKLSLDKSAQGERISGTSKNDHISSYRNDTLEDHPILG
- the LOC114419271 gene encoding uncharacterized protein LOC114419271 isoform X2, producing the protein MQRHSVQSSLLEASFDSWEKDHFYNTISTGHAIGANPAIPRMFPNMFPLVTSQRKLANRRLIAVMKLSLDKSAQGERISGTSKNDHISSYRNDTLEDHPILG
- the LOC114419271 gene encoding uncharacterized protein LOC114419271 isoform X3, which encodes MQRHSVQSSLLEASWEKDHFYNTISTGHAIGANPAIPRMFPNMFPLVTSQRKLANRRLIAVMKLSLDKSAQGERISGTSKNDHISSYRNDTLEDHPILG